From Nocardia sp. NBC_00416:
GCCGTCATGGGGTCGTGCACCGCGGGCGGGGCCTACGTTCCGGCGATGAGCGACGAAGCGGTCATCGTGCGCGACCAGGGCACGATCTTCCTCGGCGGGCCGCCGCTGGTGAAGGCGGCCACCGGTGAAGTGGTGACCGCGGAGGAATTGGGCGGCGGCGCACTGCATTCGCGCACCTCCGGTGTCACCGATCATCTGGCCGACGACGACCGCGACGCCCTGCGGGTGGTCCGCCGGATCGTCGGCACCCTGGGTCCGCGCCCGGAACCCGCATGGGAGGTGCGGGCCGGCCGCGACCCGGCCGCGCCGGTCGAAGAGATCTACGACATCGTTCCGGCGGATCTGCGCACCCCCTACGACGTGCGCGAGGTGATCGCCCGCATCGTCGACGCCGATGCCGACGGCACCGCCGGATTCCACGAGTTCAAGGCCGAATACGGCACCACGCTGGTCACCGGGTTCGCCCATATCCACGGGCATCCGGTGGGGATCGTCGCCAACAACGGCGTGCTGTTCAGCGAATCCGCGATGAAGGGCGCGCATTTCATCGAACTGTGCGACAAACGCCGGATTCCGCTGCTGTTCCTGCAGAACATCACCGGGTTCATGGTCGGCCGCGACTACGAGGCCGGGGGTATCGCCAAACACGGGGCGAAGATGGTGACCGCCGTGGCGTGCGCGCGCGTCCCCAAACTGACGGTCGTGATCGGCGGTTCCTATGGCGCCGGGAACTATTCGATGTGCGGACGCGCCTACTCGCCGCGCTTCCTCTGGATGTGGCCGAACGCCCGCATCTCGGTGATGGGCGGGGAACAGGCGGCGGCGGTGCTGGCCACCGTGCGCGGGGATCAACTCGACGGCAACGGGCGACCGTGGAGCGAAGCCGATCAGGAGGCGTTCAAGGACCCGATCCGCCGCCAGTACGAGGCCCAGGGCAACCCCTACTATTCGACGGCCAGGCTGTGGGACGACGGCGTCATCGACCCCGCCGACACCCGGACCGTGCTCGGGCTGGCGCTCACGGTGTGCGCGCAGGCGCCGCTGGACCCGGTCTCCTACGGCGTCTTCCGGATGTGATCACCATGCTGAATTCGAATCATCCCCTCCCGTTCGACACGGTGCTGGTGGCCAATCGCGGTGAGATCGCGGTGCGGGTCCTGCGCACCCTGCGAACCATGGGCCTGCGATCGGTCGCGGTGTACAGCGACGCCGACGCCGGCGCCGCGCACGTCCGGGCCGCCGATACCGCGGTGCGGCTGGGTCCGGCCGCCGCCCGGGACAGCTACCTGAACATCGACAGGATCGTGGACGCCGCGCGCCGCACCGGAGCGCAGGCCGTCCATCCCGGGTACGGGTTCCTTTCGGAGAACGCCGCTTTCGCCGCCGCGCTGGAGGCCGCCGGAATCGTCTTCCTGGGGCCACCGGTCAAGGCGATCGAGATCATGGGCGACAAGATCACCGCGAAGACCACGGTCGCCGCCTCGGGCGTCCCGGTGGTGCCGGGTATCGCCGAACCCGGCCTGGGTGACGCCGAACTCGTCGCGGCGGCCGCCGATATCGGCTTTCCCGTGCTGGTGAAACCGTCCGCCGGTGGCGGCGGCAAGGGTATGCGGCGGGTCGACGATCCCGCCGATCTGCCCGCCGCGCTGGTCAGCGCCCGCCGGGAAGCCGCGGCCGCCTTCGGTGACGACACCCTCTTCCTGGAACGGTTCGTCACCCGGCCGCGTCATATCGAGGTGCAGATCCTGGCCGATGCCCACGGCGCCGTCCTGCATCTGGGCGAACGGGAATGCAGTCTGCAACGCCGCCACCAGAAGGTGATCGAGGAAGCGCCCTCACCGCTGCTGGACGCCGCGACCCGGGCCCGGATCGGCGCGGCCGCCTGCGCCACCGCGCGCAGCGTCGACTACGAGGGCGCGGGGACCGTGGAGTTCATCGTCTCGGCCGACCGGCCGGACGAATTCTTCTTCATGGAGATGAACACCCGCCTTCAGGTGGAACACCCGGTCACCGAAATGGTCACCGGATTCGACCTGGTGGAATGCCAGGTCCGGATCGCGGCGGGCCAGCGGATCCGGCTGGAACAGGACGATATCCGGCTGCAC
This genomic window contains:
- a CDS encoding carboxyl transferase domain-containing protein, whose protein sequence is MTRTASPAPATRSGSANRTTNLALVDQLRQRLADTARGGPEKARQRHIGRGKLLPRDRVDQLLDPGSPFLELSPLAADGMYDGDSPGAGIITGIGRVSGRECVIVANDATVKGGTYYPITVKKHLRAQEVALHNNLPCVYLVDSGGAYLPEQDEVFPDREHFGRIFYNQATMSARGIAQIAAVMGSCTAGGAYVPAMSDEAVIVRDQGTIFLGGPPLVKAATGEVVTAEELGGGALHSRTSGVTDHLADDDRDALRVVRRIVGTLGPRPEPAWEVRAGRDPAAPVEEIYDIVPADLRTPYDVREVIARIVDADADGTAGFHEFKAEYGTTLVTGFAHIHGHPVGIVANNGVLFSESAMKGAHFIELCDKRRIPLLFLQNITGFMVGRDYEAGGIAKHGAKMVTAVACARVPKLTVVIGGSYGAGNYSMCGRAYSPRFLWMWPNARISVMGGEQAAAVLATVRGDQLDGNGRPWSEADQEAFKDPIRRQYEAQGNPYYSTARLWDDGVIDPADTRTVLGLALTVCAQAPLDPVSYGVFRM